DNA from Variovorax sp. PBL-H6:
CATTCGCTGCGCCTGCGGCTGATCACCGTCTTTGTCCTGCTCGCCATGGCGATGGCGGCGGTGTTCCTGGGCGGCATGCAGCGCGCCTTCTCCAACGGCTGGCGCGAGGCGGCGCAGCCACTGGTGGGCGACTACATGGACCGGCTGGTCGCCGAGCTCGGCTCGCCGCCCGATGTAGCGCGTGCCGAGGCGCTGGTCACGCGGCTGCCGATCTCGATCCGCATCGAGGGGCCGGTGGTCAACTGGGACTCGCATCCGCAGCGCCGCTGGCGCAACTTCGGCCCAGGCCGAGGCGACTGGCTCACGCGCAGCACCACGGACGGGCATCGCATCAGCTTCGGGCTCGGCACGCTGCCGTGGCAGCGCGAGCCGCACGGCATCGGCTGGATCACGCTGGCCCTGCTGCTTGCACTCATCGTGCTCGCCTATGCCTACGTGCGCCGCCTGCTGCGCCCGCTCGACGATATCCGCGACGGCGCCGAGCGCTTCGGCCGCGGCGCCTTCGACCAGCCGATTCCGCTGCGCCGGCACGATGAGCTGGGCGACCTGGCGCAGCGCATCAACACCATGGCGCATGACATCCAGGGCATGCTCGATGCCAAGCGCGCGCTGCTGCTCGCGCTGAGCCACGAGCTGCGCTCCCCGCTCACGCGCGCCCGCCTCAACGCCGAGTTGCTGCCCGCCACGCCGGAGGGCGAGACGGAGCGCGCGGCACTCCTGCGTGACCTGGCCGAGATGCGCGACCTGATCAGCGACCTGCTCGAAAGCGAGCGCCTCGCCAGCCCGCATGTGGCGCTTCAGCGCGAGCCGGTCGACCTGGCGGCGCTGGTGCGCGATGTCGTGGCCGAGCATCCCGAGGGCGGGTGCGTCGTGCTCGACATCGCAGAAGACCTGCCCGCGCTCGCGGTCGACCGCCTGCGCATCCGTCTGCTGGTGCGCAACCTGCTCGAGAACGCGTTGCGCTACGGCGTCGATGCGCCCGAGCCGCCGCGCATTGCGCTGCGCGTGGCGGAGCGGAGCGGCATCGAGCTCGAGGTGCGCGACTTCGGCCCTGGCGTCGATGCCGCTCAGCTGGAGCACTTGACCGAGCCCTTCTACCGCACCGACAGCGCACGCCAGC
Protein-coding regions in this window:
- a CDS encoding HAMP domain-containing sensor histidine kinase — protein: MNRRPHSPRHWRRRWRHSLRLRLITVFVLLAMAMAAVFLGGMQRAFSNGWREAAQPLVGDYMDRLVAELGSPPDVARAEALVTRLPISIRIEGPVVNWDSHPQRRWRNFGPGRGDWLTRSTTDGHRISFGLGTLPWQREPHGIGWITLALLLALIVLAYAYVRRLLRPLDDIRDGAERFGRGAFDQPIPLRRHDELGDLAQRINTMAHDIQGMLDAKRALLLALSHELRSPLTRARLNAELLPATPEGETERAALLRDLAEMRDLISDLLESERLASPHVALQREPVDLAALVRDVVAEHPEGGCVVLDIAEDLPALAVDRLRIRLLVRNLLENALRYGVDAPEPPRIALRVAERSGIELEVRDFGPGVDAAQLEHLTEPFYRTDSARQRATGGVGLGMYLCRLVAQAHGGSLMVRNAQPGLAVSVVLPGA